The following proteins are encoded in a genomic region of Kosakonia oryzae:
- a CDS encoding DUF883 family protein, whose protein sequence is MSKDNADHLRAELKSLADTLEEVLSNSGEKSKEELSKLRGKAEQVLRDSRHRLGETGDVIAKQTREAAARTDEYVRENPWASVGIGAAIGVVLGVLLTRR, encoded by the coding sequence ATGTCAAAAGATAATGCCGATCATCTGCGCGCTGAACTGAAATCCCTCGCGGATACGCTGGAAGAAGTGCTGAGTAATTCTGGTGAAAAATCGAAAGAAGAGCTGAGTAAATTGCGGGGAAAAGCAGAGCAGGTTCTGCGTGACAGCCGTCATCGCCTCGGCGAAACGGGTGATGTTATTGCCAAACAAACACGTGAAGCCGCCGCGCGTACTGATGAATATGTCCGCGAAAACCCATGGGCCAGTGTAGGCATCGGCGCCGCTATTGGGGTGGTGTTGGGCGTGCTGCTGACGCGTCGTTGA
- a CDS encoding DUF1090 domain-containing protein, with protein MKNRIALALALLSLSAIAQAASPCQEKEHDIQREISYAEKHNNQSRIEGLKKALHEVRANCSDTQLRAAHQKKIAGQKEEVAERRRDLAEAKQKGDAEKISKREHKLKEAQLELKELEARDY; from the coding sequence ATGAAAAACCGCATCGCACTGGCGTTGGCTCTTCTTTCTCTGAGCGCTATTGCACAAGCTGCAAGCCCCTGTCAGGAGAAAGAACATGATATCCAGCGCGAAATCAGTTATGCCGAAAAACATAACAACCAGAGCCGAATTGAGGGGCTGAAAAAGGCGCTGCATGAAGTGCGCGCTAACTGTTCAGATACCCAACTCCGCGCCGCTCACCAGAAAAAAATAGCCGGGCAGAAAGAAGAGGTTGCCGAGCGCCGTCGCGATCTGGCGGAAGCAAAGCAGAAAGGCGATGCGGAGAAAATAAGCAAACGCGAACACAAGCTGAAAGAAGCACAGCTTGAACTGAAAGAGCTGGAGGCTCGCGATTACTGA
- the mzrA gene encoding EnvZ/OmpR regulon moderator MzrA — translation MELQRPLLRRLLMGLMTMAIFSVMFITWATLQNRESTLAIRPATQNVSVPDGFSVWHHLDANGIQFKSITPKNDTLLITFESSDQSAAAKAVLDRTLPHGYIIAAQDDGNGQPSAWLALLRTTTHRFG, via the coding sequence ATGGAATTGCAACGTCCCTTGCTGCGCAGGTTATTAATGGGCTTAATGACGATGGCGATTTTCAGCGTCATGTTCATTACCTGGGCGACGCTGCAAAACCGCGAATCCACGCTGGCGATTCGCCCGGCGACGCAGAACGTCAGCGTGCCGGATGGTTTCTCCGTCTGGCACCATCTGGACGCCAACGGCATACAATTCAAAAGTATTACGCCGAAAAACGATACGTTATTGATTACTTTTGAATCCAGCGACCAAAGCGCAGCGGCGAAAGCCGTCCTCGATCGTACCTTACCCCACGGCTATATCATCGCCGCCCAGGATGATGGCAACGGCCAACCCTCTGCGTGGCTGGCGCTTCTGCGTACTACCACTCACCGATTCGGTTAA
- the yqjA gene encoding DedA family general envelope maintenance protein YqjA — protein sequence MELLSQLLHALWSQDFETLSHPGMIGMLYFVLFVILFLENGLLPAAFLPGDSLLVLIGVLIAKGALGYPQTILLLTVAASLGCWLSYIQGRWLGNTRIVQNWLSHLPAHYHQRAHHLFHKHGLSALLIGRFIAFVRTLLPTIAGLSGLSNTRFQFFNWVSGLLWVLILTSLGYLLGKTPVFRKYEDALMSCLMLLPVVLLVIGLIGSLVVLWKKKYRDRG from the coding sequence ATGGAACTTTTAAGCCAATTACTTCATGCCCTCTGGAGCCAGGATTTCGAAACACTTTCGCATCCCGGCATGATCGGCATGCTCTATTTTGTTTTATTTGTCATCTTATTTCTGGAAAACGGTCTGCTTCCGGCGGCGTTTCTGCCTGGTGATAGTCTTCTGGTGCTGATCGGCGTGTTGATTGCTAAAGGCGCGCTGGGCTACCCGCAAACCATCCTCCTGCTGACCGTTGCGGCCAGCCTTGGCTGCTGGCTGAGCTACATCCAGGGACGATGGCTTGGCAATACGCGCATCGTACAAAACTGGCTGTCACATCTGCCCGCGCATTATCATCAGCGCGCGCATCACCTGTTCCATAAGCATGGCCTTTCTGCGCTATTAATCGGGCGTTTTATTGCCTTTGTTCGCACATTGTTGCCAACGATTGCCGGACTTTCTGGTCTGAGTAATACACGCTTTCAGTTTTTCAACTGGGTGAGCGGCCTGCTGTGGGTGTTGATCCTGACATCGCTTGGTTACCTGCTGGGTAAGACGCCGGTGTTTCGTAAGTATGAAGATGCGCTGATGTCCTGCCTGATGTTGCTTCCGGTCGTATTGCTGGTGATTGGCCTGATCGGCTCGCTGGTGGTGCTGTGGAAGAAAAAATATCGCGATCGAGGCTAA
- the exuR gene encoding transcriptional regulator ExuR, with protein MEISESRRLYQQLAAELKSRIEQGVYLVGDKLPAERFIADEKSVSRTVVREAIIMLEVEGYVEVRKGSGIHVISSQPRHTQAPDESLEFANYGPFELLQARQLIESNIAEFAATQVTKQDIMKLMEIQDNARKEKCFRDSEWDLQFHVQVALATQNSALAAIVEKMWTQRVHNPYWKKLHDHIDLRTVDNWCDDHDQILKALIRKDPHAAKVAMWQHLENTKLMLFNETSDDFEFNADRYLFAENPVVHLDTAATGTK; from the coding sequence ATGGAAATTTCCGAGTCACGTCGTTTGTATCAGCAGCTTGCCGCCGAGCTGAAGAGCCGTATCGAGCAAGGCGTGTATCTTGTGGGAGACAAACTGCCCGCTGAGCGCTTTATTGCCGATGAGAAAAGCGTCAGCCGGACCGTGGTTCGCGAAGCGATCATTATGCTGGAAGTAGAAGGGTACGTTGAAGTTCGCAAAGGCTCCGGCATCCATGTCATTTCCAGCCAGCCGCGCCATACGCAAGCACCGGATGAGAGCCTGGAGTTTGCCAATTACGGCCCGTTTGAACTGTTGCAGGCACGTCAGCTTATCGAGAGTAATATTGCTGAGTTCGCCGCCACTCAGGTGACGAAACAGGACATTATGAAGCTGATGGAAATCCAGGATAACGCCCGCAAAGAGAAGTGCTTCCGTGATTCAGAGTGGGATTTGCAATTCCATGTTCAGGTCGCACTGGCCACGCAAAATAGCGCACTGGCGGCGATTGTTGAGAAGATGTGGACGCAGCGCGTACATAACCCGTACTGGAAAAAACTGCACGACCATATCGATTTACGTACCGTCGATAACTGGTGTGACGATCATGACCAAATTCTGAAGGCGCTGATCCGCAAAGATCCGCACGCGGCGAAAGTAGCCATGTGGCAGCATCTGGAAAACACCAAGCTGATGCTGTTTAACGAAACCAGCGATGATTTTGAGTTCAACGCTGACCGCTACCTGTTTGCCGAAAACCCGGTGGTTCACCTTGATACTGCCGCTACCGGCACGAAATAA
- a CDS encoding MFS transporter: MRKIKGLRWYMIALVTVGTVLGYLTRNTVAAAAPTLMEELHISTQQYSYIIAAYSAAYTVMQPVAGYVLDILGTKIGYAFFAITWAVFCGATALAGSWGGLALARGAVGAAEAAMIPAGLKAASEWFPAKERSIAVGYFNVGSSIGAMIAPPLVVWAIVMHSWEMAFIISGVLSFAWAMAWLFFYKHPRDQKKLSEEERDYIIGGQEAQHQTNNGKKMSVWQILGTRQFWGIALPRFLAEPAWGTFNAWIPLFMFKVYGFNLKEIAMFAWMPMLFADLGCIVGGYLPPLFQRVFGVNLIVSRKMVVTMGALLMIGPGMIGLFTSPYVAIGLLCIGGFAHQSLSGALITLSSDVFGRNEVATANGLTGMAAWTASTLFALVVGALADTIGFSPLFAVLALFDLMGAVVIWTVLKNQTADEVVNHTVVGTAAQN, encoded by the coding sequence ATGCGTAAAATCAAAGGATTACGTTGGTACATGATAGCACTGGTGACGGTCGGCACCGTATTGGGCTATCTGACACGTAACACAGTGGCAGCCGCGGCTCCGACATTAATGGAAGAGCTGCACATTTCTACCCAGCAATATTCTTACATCATTGCAGCGTATTCCGCGGCTTATACCGTTATGCAGCCTGTAGCCGGCTATGTGCTGGATATTCTGGGCACCAAAATTGGTTACGCTTTCTTCGCCATTACCTGGGCTGTATTCTGCGGCGCAACTGCGCTGGCAGGCAGTTGGGGCGGCCTGGCGCTGGCACGTGGTGCGGTCGGTGCGGCTGAAGCCGCTATGATTCCGGCGGGCCTGAAAGCCGCGTCTGAATGGTTCCCGGCAAAAGAACGTTCTATCGCGGTTGGCTACTTCAACGTCGGTTCTTCTATTGGTGCCATGATCGCTCCGCCGCTGGTGGTGTGGGCAATTGTGATGCACAGCTGGGAAATGGCATTCATCATCTCTGGTGTGCTGAGCTTCGCATGGGCAATGGCCTGGTTGTTCTTCTATAAACACCCGCGTGACCAGAAAAAACTGAGCGAAGAAGAACGCGACTACATCATTGGCGGTCAGGAAGCACAGCACCAGACCAACAATGGCAAGAAAATGTCCGTCTGGCAGATTCTGGGCACCCGTCAGTTCTGGGGTATCGCACTGCCGCGCTTCCTGGCAGAACCGGCCTGGGGTACTTTCAACGCATGGATCCCGCTGTTCATGTTTAAAGTGTACGGTTTCAACCTGAAAGAAATCGCCATGTTCGCCTGGATGCCGATGCTGTTCGCTGACCTGGGTTGTATCGTTGGGGGCTACTTGCCGCCGCTGTTCCAGCGCGTGTTTGGTGTCAACCTGATCGTTTCCCGTAAAATGGTGGTGACCATGGGTGCGCTGCTGATGATCGGCCCTGGCATGATCGGCCTGTTCACCAGCCCGTACGTGGCAATCGGTCTGCTGTGCATCGGTGGTTTTGCTCACCAGTCTCTGTCCGGCGCGCTGATTACACTCTCTTCTGACGTCTTTGGTCGTAATGAAGTGGCAACAGCAAACGGTCTGACCGGTATGGCTGCCTGGACTGCCAGTACGCTGTTTGCTCTGGTCGTCGGTGCGCTCGCGGATACCATTGGTTTCAGCCCGCTGTTCGCTGTACTGGCACTGTTTGACCTGATGGGCGCCGTGGTGATTTGGACGGTGCTGAAAAACCAGACCGCCGATGAGGTGGTGAATCATACGGTTGTCGGAACCGCTGCGCAAAATTAG
- the uxaC gene encoding glucuronate isomerase: MTPFMTEDFLLDTEFARRLYHDYAKDQPIFDYHCHLPPQQIAENYRFKNLYDIWLKGDHYKWRAMRTNGVPERLCTGDASDREKFDAWAATVPHTIGNPLYHWTHLELRRPFGITGKLFSPATADEIWEQGNALLAQDKFSARGIMQQMNVKMVGTTDDPIDSLEHHAAVAKDKTFTVKVLPSWRPDKAFNIEQATFNDYMAKLGEVSDTDIRRFADLQTALAKRLDHFAAHGCKVSDHALDVVLFAEASEAELDSILARRLAGESLSEKEIAQFKTAVLVWLGAEYARRGWVQQYHIGALRNNNLRQFKLLGPDVGFDSINDRPLAEELSKLLSKQNEENLLPKTILYCLNPRDNEVLGTMVGNFQGEGMPGKMQFGSGWWFNDQKDGMERQMTQLAQLGLLSRFVGMLTDSRSFLSYTRHEYFRRILCQMIGRWVEAGEAPADIQLLGEMVKNICFNNARDYFAIELN; the protein is encoded by the coding sequence ATGACCCCGTTTATGACTGAAGATTTTCTATTAGATACCGAATTTGCGCGCCGCCTGTACCACGACTACGCCAAAGACCAGCCGATTTTCGACTACCACTGCCACTTGCCGCCGCAGCAGATCGCTGAAAACTACCGCTTTAAAAACCTGTATGACATCTGGCTGAAAGGTGACCACTACAAATGGCGCGCGATGCGTACCAATGGTGTGCCTGAGCGCCTGTGTACCGGCGATGCGTCCGATCGTGAGAAGTTTGACGCCTGGGCGGCAACGGTGCCGCATACGATCGGTAACCCGTTATACCACTGGACACATCTTGAGCTGCGTCGCCCATTTGGTATTACAGGTAAGCTGTTTTCCCCGGCGACAGCGGATGAAATCTGGGAGCAGGGTAATGCACTGCTGGCGCAGGATAAATTCTCCGCGCGCGGCATCATGCAGCAGATGAATGTGAAAATGGTCGGCACCACTGACGATCCGATCGACTCTCTGGAGCATCACGCTGCTGTCGCCAAAGACAAAACTTTTACTGTCAAAGTGCTGCCGAGCTGGCGTCCGGATAAAGCGTTCAACATTGAACAGGCGACCTTTAACGATTACATGGCGAAACTGGGTGAAGTGTCCGATACCGACATTCGCCGTTTTGCCGATCTGCAAACTGCACTGGCCAAACGTCTGGATCACTTTGCTGCACACGGTTGTAAAGTTTCCGACCATGCGCTGGATGTTGTGCTGTTCGCCGAAGCCAGCGAAGCCGAGCTGGATAGCATCCTGGCCCGCCGCCTGGCGGGTGAAAGCCTGAGCGAAAAAGAGATCGCGCAGTTCAAAACCGCAGTGCTGGTCTGGCTGGGCGCGGAATACGCACGTCGCGGTTGGGTGCAGCAGTACCACATTGGTGCGCTGCGTAACAACAACCTGCGCCAGTTCAAACTGCTGGGGCCGGATGTCGGCTTTGACTCCATCAACGACCGTCCGCTGGCAGAAGAGCTTTCCAAACTGCTGAGCAAGCAGAATGAAGAAAACCTGCTGCCGAAAACCATCCTCTACTGCCTGAACCCGCGTGACAACGAAGTGCTGGGCACCATGGTCGGTAACTTCCAGGGTGAAGGTATGCCGGGCAAAATGCAGTTCGGCTCCGGCTGGTGGTTTAACGACCAGAAAGATGGCATGGAACGTCAGATGACCCAGCTTGCGCAACTCGGCCTGCTGAGCCGTTTCGTCGGTATGCTGACCGACAGCCGCAGCTTCCTGTCTTACACCCGTCACGAATACTTCCGCCGTATTCTGTGCCAGATGATTGGCCGCTGGGTGGAAGCTGGTGAAGCGCCGGCAGATATCCAGCTGCTGGGCGAGATGGTGAAAAATATCTGCTTTAACAATGCGCGTGATTACTTCGCGATTGAACTGAACTAA
- a CDS encoding UxaA family hydrolase encodes MQYIKIHSLDNVAVALADLAEGTEVVVDNQTVRLRQAVVRGHKFALQAIAEGENVVKYGLPIGHATSDIAPGEHIHSHNARTNLSDLDEYSYQPDFQDEGAQAVDRDIQIYRRANGEVGIRNELWILPTVGCVNGIARQIQNRFLKETQDAEGIDGVYLFSHTYGCSQLGDDHINTRTMLQNMVRHPNAGAVLVIGLGCENNQVDAFRETLGEFDPERVHFMICQHQDDEVEAGLEHLHELYQAMRNDKREPGKLSELKFGLECGGSDGLSGITANPMLGRFSDYVIGNGGTTVLTEVPEMFGAERILMSHCRDESTFEKTVTMVNDFKQYFIAHNQPIYENPSPGNKAGGITTLEEKSLGCTQKAGASQVVDVLRYGERLKTHGLNLLSAPGNDAVATSALAGAGCHMVLFSTGRGTPYGGFVPTVKIATNSELAGKKKHWIDFDAGQLIHGKAMPQLLNEFVDVIVDIANGKQTCNEKNDFRELAIFKSGVTL; translated from the coding sequence ATGCAATACATCAAGATCCATTCGCTGGATAACGTTGCGGTAGCACTGGCGGATCTCGCTGAAGGGACGGAAGTCGTTGTCGACAACCAGACCGTTCGGCTGCGCCAGGCGGTGGTGCGCGGGCACAAGTTTGCGCTGCAAGCCATTGCCGAAGGTGAAAATGTTGTCAAGTATGGTCTGCCAATTGGTCATGCGACATCTGATATCGCGCCGGGCGAGCACATTCATTCCCATAACGCGCGTACCAATCTGAGCGATCTGGACGAGTATAGCTATCAACCTGATTTTCAGGATGAAGGCGCACAGGCGGTGGACCGGGACATTCAGATCTACCGTCGTGCAAATGGTGAAGTCGGGATCCGCAACGAACTGTGGATCCTGCCGACCGTGGGCTGTGTTAACGGCATCGCCCGCCAGATCCAGAACCGTTTCCTGAAAGAGACCCAGGATGCCGAAGGTATCGACGGCGTTTACCTGTTCAGCCACACCTATGGTTGTTCCCAGTTGGGCGACGACCACATCAACACCCGCACCATGCTGCAAAACATGGTGCGTCACCCTAACGCCGGAGCGGTGCTGGTAATTGGTCTGGGTTGTGAAAACAACCAGGTCGATGCTTTCCGCGAGACGCTGGGTGAGTTCGACCCGGAACGCGTTCACTTTATGATTTGCCAACACCAGGACGACGAAGTGGAAGCCGGGCTTGAACATTTGCATGAGCTCTATCAGGCGATGCGTAACGACAAACGCGAGCCGGGTAAACTGAGCGAGCTGAAATTCGGTCTGGAATGCGGCGGCTCAGATGGCCTGTCCGGTATCACCGCGAACCCGATGCTCGGTCGTTTCTCCGATTATGTGATCGGTAACGGCGGTACTACCGTGCTGACCGAAGTGCCGGAAATGTTCGGTGCTGAGCGTATTCTGATGAGCCATTGCCGCGACGAAAGTACCTTCGAGAAGACCGTCACCATGGTGAACGACTTCAAACAGTACTTTATCGCCCACAATCAGCCGATTTATGAAAACCCATCGCCGGGTAACAAAGCAGGCGGCATTACTACGCTGGAAGAGAAGTCCCTCGGCTGTACACAGAAAGCAGGGGCCAGCCAGGTCGTGGACGTGCTGCGCTACGGCGAACGTTTGAAAACTCACGGCCTGAATCTGCTGAGCGCGCCGGGTAACGATGCTGTTGCCACCAGCGCACTGGCGGGCGCAGGCTGTCATATGGTGCTGTTCAGTACCGGTCGCGGTACGCCGTACGGCGGTTTTGTGCCAACGGTGAAAATCGCCACCAACAGCGAACTGGCCGGGAAGAAAAAACACTGGATCGACTTCGACGCAGGTCAACTGATTCACGGCAAAGCGATGCCGCAACTGCTGAACGAGTTTGTTGATGTGATTGTCGATATCGCTAACGGTAAGCAAACCTGTAACGAGAAAAACGATTTCCGCGAGTTAGCCATTTTCAAAAGCGGCGTTACGCTCTGA